The DNA sequence TCGTAAGGGCGTGCAGGTTCGACTCCTGTTCCGAGCAATACTTGTTATTGTCTATTTTACTATTCCTAAATAAAAGCAGCTGGTGCATATTTTTTTACAGCCAATGCATTTGCCATGGGTTTTATGATGGATCAATAGCTTCTGTAAGGTTTGAATATAAGCTTAAGATTTCTTTTACTCTTTTCTTAAAATGTGCTCAAAACTTTTCGATAGGATTCAAATCAGGAGAATAGGGAGGCAAAAATCATACTTCGCATCCTGTTTTGAAAATATTCATTAATCCCACTTTCATCGACATAAACTCGATCTTCTTCAGCAATTTACTCTATTCTCTTTTGAAACTTCTCTCTTTTCTCATCATCTCTTTCTTGATAGAAGGGTGTCTTTTTTTAAAGTAATCTTTAGTCTTTTACATGCGTAAAAGACCGCAGTTATCGTTACTCAAAGTATTCGGCTATTTCTTTTAAGTAGCTATCCGGATTCTCTTGAAGGTACGCTTTTAGCTTTTCTCCTTTAATTTTATTAGGAGCCAAGCGCCTTTGCTCTTTTCTCTTGATCCAATTAAATATGCTGCGTGCCGTCACTCCAAAGATTTGACTTGCTTCTTCTTTTGAATTGCCTTTCTCTACATAGTCTAGTGTTTTTTTTCTTAAATCATAGAAATATGCCGTGTAAGCATCATACTTCTTTGTCGTGAAAGTTTAAAGTTAAATTGCTATATTAGTGGCATAAGCACCTCGTCTACAACCATTGGTGATTTAAGTGGAACTGGTAGCATCAACTTAGGGACAAAAGGTTTTACTGAAGGAATAGCGAATAGCACTACATACGCAGGTATCATTAGTGGGACAGGAGGAATTACTAAACAAGGCAGCGGTACCCTCACATTAACAGGAGTAAATACCTATTCTGGAGGAACAAACGTTATAGATGGAACTCTTCTTGTCAATAGAGCTCTTTCAAAACTAGAAAATAAAAAACCCTTGTATAAAATAATGTCCTTAAAAGTACATAAGGGCATAATGAAATTTGAAAAAGCAAAAGATTTAGACAACGAGAAATTCCGACGATTAACTGGAGTAAAACGTAGCACATTTGATCAAATGAGATTGATTTTGGAGATAAGTCACAAAGAGAAAAAAGTCCGAGGAGGTCGTGTCAATAAATTAAAAATAGAAGACATGTTACTGATGACTCTAGAGTATCTAAGAGAGTATAGAACCTATTTTCACATAAGCCAGAGCTATAGTATCAGTGAAAGCACAGCTTATAAAACAATAAGATGGGTAGAAGACACTCTGGTAAAACATCCCCTATTTGCACTACCTGGGCGCAAAGAGCTATTAAAAAATGATTTAGCAGGAGAGCTTCTTTTAATAGATGTAACAGAGGCAGCAATAGAGCGCCCTAAAAAAAACAACTGGAAAGAAGAAAAGGCACACATTAAAGAGTCAGCTTATAATGAGCAAGGGCACAAAAAAGATTATTTATACCTTTTTTTCCAAAGGTAGAAGACATGATTTTAGGATATTTAAGGAATCTAAAACCAAATTTCATTCCGAAATAAGTCTTATCACGGATGGAGGGTATAGAGGACTTAAAAAGCTTTATGCCAAAAGCCAAATGCCTAAGAGAAGAAGTAAGAAAAACCCTTTAACAAAACAAGACAAAAAAAATAATCAATTCCTTTCCAAAGAACGCGTAATTAATGAAAATGCTATTAGTCTGCTTAAGCGATTTAAAATTTTAGCTGATCGTTATAGAAATAGGCGGAAAAGGTTTGGTCTTCGGTTTAATCTCATTGCCAGCGTTTATAATCTGGAGCTACGTTAATGGGTTTCGAAAGAGGTCTAATATTAATAGAGCCTTAGATGTGAAGAGAGTAAAAATCAAATTTCTACATCTCTTATTCGTTAATATTTAACAGGAATATTATTATGTCTATAAATGCTTCAAAGGAATTCCATAATAATGGAGCGCTAGATACTTTTAGGAGATCTTTTACTTTAAGAAGATCTAGTAATAGATCTTCTTTAAATTCTAAAGCTGATACTTTTGAACAATCTTTAATTGATACAGAAAAAAGTTCTCGATTTATAAGTGGGACGCAGACTTTAGGAAGGCCAAAAAGATTTATAAAATTACCTACTTCTAATTCCTCTTTAGAAGAAGCCAG is a window from the Candidatus Rhabdochlamydia porcellionis genome containing:
- a CDS encoding IS630 transposase-related protein, coding for MTAVFYACKRLKITLKKDTLLSRKR